The Amycolatopsis japonica nucleotide sequence CTTCGGTCGGCTCGCACACGAAGAGAACATCCGCGTCAGATCCATAGCCGAGTTCGGCCCCACCCAGGCGCCCCATACCGATGACAGCGATCTTCGCGGGGGTCTGGCCGAGCTCGGCCTGACGCTGGCGGAAAGCAGCGGCCAAAGCACCTTGAAGCACAGCGACCCACACACTCGACAACGCCGCGCAGACCGCTGGGACATCCAGCAACCCCAGCAGATCCGCCGACGCGATTCGCAGCATCTCGTGACGGCGGAGCGATCTCGCGGCCGCGACCGCGGCGTTCAAACCCGGTTGCCGCCGCACCGCGGCTCGCAGGGAGGTGGCCACCTCTGCCGGGGTGCGACCGGCCAGCCGCGCGGGATCACCGAGCAGCTGCAGGACTTCGGGTGCTCTCGCCAGTAGGTCGGGTACCAGTCGCGAAGTACCCAGCAGAAAAGCGAGCCGCTCGACGACTGCACCTTCGTCCCGGAGAACCCTGAGGTACCAAGGCGTTGCCTCAAGCGCTTCGGAGACCTTCCGATAAGACAGCAGCCCACGGTCAGGGTCCGGAGTGTCGGCCAGAAGGTCCAGCAAAACCGGCAGCAGAGCCTGCTGGATGGCCGCCCGACGCGACATTCCCGCGGTCAACGCCTTGATGTGCTGCAGGGCACCGTCCGGAGCGGCATAGCCGAGCGCGGCGAGACGACTCTCGGCCTGTTTCGTGGTCAGCCGGAGCGCTTCGGTCGGGACGTTCGCGACAGACTGCAGCAGAGGCCGGTAGAAGAGCTTTTCGTGAAGCCGTCGGATGCTCTGCAGGTGGCGGCGGAACTCCGCCAGCAGGACGGCCCCCTCACTTTTGCCCCGAGCCGGTCGCACACCGCTCGCTCTCGCGATCGTTCGCAGCTCGCTGACGTCCGAAGCAGCAGGGAACAGGTGCGTGCGCCGGAGCCTGCGAAGCTGAAGTCGATGCTCGATGGTCCGGAGAAACTCGTAAGACGATGCCAGCTCCGCGGCATCCTTCCGGCCGACGTAGCCGCCGTCACCCAGGGCTGCGAGTGCGTCCATCGTGGACGGAGAGCGCAGCTCCGCGTCGATCCGACCGTGGACCAGTTGCAGCAGCTGCACCGCGAACTCGACGTCCCGGAGACCTCCGCGCCCCAGCTTCAGCTCTCGTTCGGCGTGCGCGGAGGGCACATGCCCTTCAACGCGGCGCCGCATCTTCTGGACTTCGGGGACGAAATTCTCGCGATCGGCCGCTGCCCACACCTTCGGCGCGACCATCTCCGCGTACTTACGCCCGAGCTCGGCGTCGCCTGCCACCGGGCGTGCTTTGAGCAAGGCCTGAAACTCCCAGGTCTTGGCCCACTTTTGGTAATAAGCGGCATGTCCGTCGAGGGTCCGGACCAAGGCGCCCGCCTTGCCCTCCGGGCGCAGCGCCGCGTCGACCTCGAAACAGGCCTTCCCGACCACGCGCATCATCGTGCTGGCCAACCGCGTGGAGACCGACAGATCGCCATCACCGACGAAGATGACGTCCACGTCGCTCACATAATTCAGCTCTCGACCACCGCATTTGCCCATCGCGATCACGGCGAGCAGGCCTTCGACACTGGCCCCCACCTCAGACTCCGCGACCAGCAGCCCCACTGTCAGCGCGGCCTCCGCCAGCGTGGTGAGCTGGGCTCCGATCTCGGCATAAGGGGGCTGGCGAAGGCCGGGTTCGACCAGATGCCCGAGGTCGGCCGCTGCGATGCCGAGGAGCAGCTCGCGGTAGCCGACGCGAAGAGCCTGCTCCGCCTCAAGCCCGGTGAGCACTTCGCCTTCCGGCCGTAGGTGGCCGAGGAGGCTGCTCACGTATTGATCCGGCTCGGTGCTCTTATGCCCTTCGAGGGCCTTCCAGCAGCCGGTGTTCGAGACCATGAAGTCCGCGAGTGCGCTCGAGGTGCCCAAGACACCGAGCATTCGGCCGCGGAAGGTGCGATTGGCGCGCAGCGCCTGGTCGAGCCCGTTCCAGGCGGCTGGGTCGACTTCCCTGATCCGATCCAGGCCGCTCAGTGCGAGATCGGGATCCGCGGCGCGGGACAGTGCGGACAACACGTCGGCGGCGGAGCCGTCCGGGCCGGATTCGGTCCACCAACCGGCAGCACGCAGCTGCCCGTCGGCACGGGGATCGGTGAAGCCGTATCTCGCCACGGAAGCGGTCGGCCTGGCGCGCTCAACCATCGGCTTCCACCGTAGTCGCCCATCCGCCCGGGGCCAGACGGACGCGCAAGGGAGCAAGGGACCTTTGCTACCACCTCGGCTCGCGCGGTAGCAAAGGTCCCTTGCTCCCTGCTAAGCGGCGATCCTGCCGACTTCCTGTTCCGGAACGGGCGGGGCGGGGCTGGTGAAGCTGCTGGCGTTGACGGGGCTCCGCCGCGAAAGGAGGTAGATCCCAATGCCGATCGCGAGGCCCGCGACGCCAACGGCGATCGTCCCCACCGTGCCGGTCGAGGTCACGAGGCCGGCACCGGCGCCGACGATGGCGGCTGCCGGAAGGGTGAACAGCCACGCGACCACCATGCGGCCGGCCGTGCGCCAGCGAACCGGTGACTCGTTCCTGCCCACTCCGGAGCCGACGATCCCTCCGGAGCAGACGTGAGTCGTCGAAAGTGGAAAACCGAAGTTCGTCGAGGCGAGGATGACGGCCGCCGAGCTGGTCTGCGCGGCGAAGCCCTGCGGGCCATCGATATCCGTCAGGCCTTTACCTAGCGTGAAGGTGATGCGCCAGCCGCCCAGGTATGTGCCGAGCGCGAGCGCCAGCGCCGCGCTGACGATCACCCAGAGCGGCGGCCCTGCCCCGGCGGGGAGGGTTCCGGCGGTGATCATCGTCAGTGTGATGACGCCCATGGTCTTCTGCGCGTCGTTCGTGCCGTGAGCGAGCGAGACCAGCGAAGCCGAGATGATCTGGCCGACTCGGAAGCCGGCGGTGCGGCCGCGGCGGACGAAGATCCGATAGACGAAGTACGTCACGATCATCGCGACGAGGCCTGCCAAGACGGGCGACAGCGCCGCCGGGACCAGGACCTTCTCGACGATCTTTCCGAAGTGGACGGAGTCCGTTCCGGCGGACACCCACGTGGCGCCGATCAGTCCCCCGAACAGCGCGTGGGACGAGCTGGACGGTAGTCCGACGAACCAGGTGACCAGGTTCCAAACGATCGCCCCGACCAGGCCACCGAACACGATCGCAGGCCCGATCTTGGTGTCGTCGACCAGTCCATTCGAGATGGTCTTGGCCACTTCGACTGACAGGAAGGCGCCGACCAGGTTCAGGACCGCGGAGATCGTCACCGCGACCTTGGGACGCAACGCCCCGGTGGCGATCGACGTCGCCATCGAGTTGGCCGTGTCATGGAACCCGTTTGTGAAATCGAAAATTAGGGCCGTGACGACGACGAGCACGACCAACACTGAGGGCTCCACCCCGACCTCCGAACCCTTCGAAACTCCCTTCGCAAGGTACCTGACAGGTAGACCCGAGTGTTAACAACCCATACGTATTTGAGACATAAGTCGTTAAGCCATCGGCAAAGTACGTTGACGGTCCGCAGCCGGAGCGAGGTCACCGGACACCAGTCGGACGAAGCGTTGGGCGAACGGCCGCCAGGTTTCGGTGATATCGGCATGCACCCGGGCCAGGTTTTCCGGGGTCAGTACGTCCGGCCGGGTGAGTTCCGCCATTTCCGGTGCCTGCCGCGCCCAGTCGAGGACCACATGTGGCGTCGTCTCGATGTGGAACTGGACACCGTAGGCACAACGGTCGAATCGGAAAGCCTGATAGGGATACCGCGGAGAGGAGGCGAGAAGCTCGGCTCCGGCAGGCAGCCGGGTGATCGCGTCGTTGTGGAACTGCAGGACATCCTGCATGAGCGGCAGCTCCGCGAACAGCGGGTCGGTCCACGCAGCGTCCTTCTTGGACACAAGCCCCGGGCCGACCTCGGGTCCCTGATCGCCAGTGGCGACGCTGCCGCCCAGTGCCACCGCCAGGAGCTGGCTGCCGAGGCAGATCGCGAGCGTCGGGATCCGCGCGCCAGCGGCCTTCGAAAGAAGCTTCCGCACGTCCGCGAGCCACGGATGAGCCTCGTCGTCGTTGGCGCCCATCCCGCCGCCAAGACATACGACGCCGGCGTATCCGTCAAGATCGGCGGGGAGAGTCTGATCGGGCAGCAACCGGATGTCGAGCTCGGCGCCTGCCTCGGTGAGCCAGTCGCCGAGGGGGCCGATCGGATCTGATGCATCCGGCTGGATGACGAGCAACTTGGGAGCGGTCACCTCTCCAGCCTACGACCGCACCGACAGCAAGGGACCTTTGCTACCACGCGAGGAGGCGACGGTAGCAAAGGTCCCTTGCTCCTCAGCCGTCAGCAGGCGCAGCGCGGGGCGGGTGCGGGGGTGTACGCGGAAGGCAGAGCGTCTCGCTCAACGGGATAGCCGGCCGCTTGCCAGGCGGTGATACCACCGGACAGGCGTTTGACCTTGAAGCCGAGCTCCGCGAGTTTCAGGGCCCCTTTGGTCGCGGCGTTGCAGTGGATGCTCTCGCAGTAGCAGATGTAGACGAGTTCGCGGTCCAGCCCGCTGACGGACTCCGCTGTCATGTCCCGGTAAGGGAGATTGATCGCGCCGGGGATGCGAGCAGACGCGAAGGCCTCGGGAGCTCTGGTCTCGACGACCACGTATCCCTGCTGGGCGCCAGAGGTGAGATCTCGGACCAGGTCGTCCGGGTCGACCTCGAGAGCGAGTTCGGCGCGAAGGTGCGCGGCCGCGGTCGCGCTGTCCAGAGCCGGAAACGTCAGTGCGCGGGGTTCGGTCGTCATGGCTCAATCTTCGTGGTCAGTGATCATCCGCAACATCGGAGAATCCAGGTCTCGGCGGCGGCTAGCCTGGAGATCCCTGGCAGGTATGACGATCGACCTGGAGTTCTGTGAACCTCGATGATCTCGACTGGCAGCTGCTCGAACTGCTCCAGTCCGACGGCCGGTTGACCTATTCGGAGCTCGGCCGGCGGGTGTCGCTGTCCGCGCCCGCGGTGACCGAGCGGGTTCGTCGGCTCGAGGAGAAGGGGATCATCACGGGGTACTCGGCGAGCGTCGATCTGACGAAGCTCGGGCTTCCGATCGAAGCGATGGTTCGGGCAAGGGTACGCAGCCTGGACACGGCACGCTTCCGCGAAACCATCCTCGCATTACCGCAGGTGCTCGACGCCGACCACGTCACGGGTGATGAGTGCTGGTTCGTGCGAGTCGCCTGCCGGAACACTGCGGAGCTGGAAGAACTCGTAGAGCAGATGCAGCGCTACGGCGAGACCACCACTTCGCTGGTCTTCTCATCGCCTGTGCGCGGGCGCGCGGTCGGCCGAGAAAGCTGCTGAGCGACTCCGCGGGGGAGCAAGGGACCTTTGCTACCACTCGGCGGGGCAGACATGAAAAAAGGCCTGGGACCTGGGAGAACTCTCGGTTCTCAACCAGGTCCCAGACCTTCTTTTCTAATGTTAGTCCGGCGGTGTCCTACTCTCCCACAACCCTTCGGTTGCAGTACCATCGGCGCTGTCAGGCTTAGCTTCCGGGTTCGGAATGGGACCGGGCGTTTCCCTGACGCTATAACCACCGAAACACTACGAAACAACACACACTGTCTGTTTCCAGAACGGTGTGGTGTTTCAGAGCTGTAGAGTGGATGCGTAACATCTTTGTGGGCAAGTCCTCGGCCTATTAGTACCAGTCAACTCGACAACACATTACTGTGCTTCCATTTCTGGCCTATCAACCCAATGGTCTGTTGGGGGCCTTAACCCACAAGGGGTGGGATACCTCATCTTGGAACAGGCTTCCCGCTTAGATGCCTTCAGCGGTTATCCCTTCCGAACGTGGCCAACCAGCCATGCCACTGGCGTGACAACTGGCATACCAGAGGTTCGTCCGTCCCGGTCCTCTCGTACTAGGGACAGCCTTCCTCAAGTATCCTACGCGCGCGGCGGATAGGGACCGAACTGTCTCACGACGTTCTAAACCCAGCTCGCGTGCCGCTTTAATGGGCGAACAGCCCAACCCTTGGGACCTACTCCGGCCCCAGGATGCGACGAGCCGACATCGAGGTGCCAAACCATGCCGTCGATATGGACTCTTGGGCAAGATCAGCCTGTTATCCCCGGGGTACCTTTTATCCGTTGAGCGACACCCCTTCCACCAGGTGGTGCCGGATCACTAGTCCCGACTTTCGTCCCTGCTCGACATGTCTGTCTCACAGTCAAGCTCCCTTGTGCACTTGCACTCAACACCTGATTGCCAACCAGGCTGAGGGAACCTTTGGGCGCCTCCGTTACTCTTTAGGAGGCAACCGCCCCAGTTAAACTACCCATCAGGCACTGTCCCTGAACCAGATCATGGTCCGAGGTTCAGATTCCCAATCCGACCAGAGTGGTATTTCAACAACGACTCCACCAACACTAGCGTGCCAGCTTCACAGTCTCCCACCTATCCTACACAAGCCGAACCGAAAACCAATACCAAACTATAGTAAAGGTCCCGGGGTCTTTCCGTCCTGCCGCGCGTAACGAGCATCTTTACTCGTAGTGCAATTTCGCCGGGCCTGTGGTTGAGACAGCCGGAAAGTCGTTACGCCATTCGTGCAGGTCGGAACTTACCCGACAAGGAATTTCGCTACCTTAGGATGGTTATAGTTACCACCGCCGTTTACTGGCGCTTAAATTCTCAGCTTCACCCCGAAAGGTTAACCGGTCCTCTTAACGTTCCAGCACCGGGCAGGCGTCAGTCCATATACATCGTCTTGCGACTTCGCATGGACCTGTGTTTTTAGTAAACAGTCGCTTTCCGCTGGTCTCTGCGGCCACCCACCCCTAGCCCGCGAAGGGCTTCAGAGTGTTTGGCCCCCCTTCTCCCGAAGTTACGGGGGCATTTTGCCGAGTTCCTTAACCACAGTTCACCCGATCGCCTTAGTATTCTCTACCTGACCACCTGTGTTGGTTTGGGGTACGGGCCGTGCACGCACTCGCTAGAGGCTTTTCTCGGCAGCATAGGATCACTCTACTTCACCTCAATCGGCTACGCATCACGTCTCAACCTATATGAATGGCGGATTTGCCTACCATTCGGTCTACACGCTTACACCAGTACTACCACTCACTGGCGGAGCTACCTTCCTGCGTCACCCCATCACTCGACTACTACGGAATCAGATCCCACGCTCCACACTCGCGTATCCACCCGAAGGCTTCAACACGAGGCTTTGGGTGGTTAGTATCAACCGCCTCATCCTGGGCGCACGTGCTCGGGTACGGGAATATCAACCCGTTATCCATCGACTACGCCTGTCGGCCTCGCCTTAGGTCCCGACTTACCCTGGGCGGATTAGCCTGGCCCAGGAACCCTTGGTCATCCGGCGGCAGAGTTTCTCACTCTGCATTCGCTACTCATGCCTGCATTCTCACTCCCACACCCTCCACGACTGGCTTCCGCCGCCGCTTCCCTGGATGCAGGACGCTCCCCTACCCATCCATACCACTGCATCACACTCTCAAGGAGGTGATGGATGTATATGTATGAATGACACAGCTTCGGCGGTGTGCTTAAGCCCCGCTACATTGTCGGCGCAGGACCACTTGACCAGTGAGCTATTACGCACTCTTTCAAGGGTGGCTGCTTCTAAGCCAACCTCCTGGTTGTCTGGGCAATCCCACATCCTTTCCCACTGAGCACACACTTAGGGGCCTTAGCTGGTGTTCTGGGCTGTTTCCCTCTCGACGACGAAGCTTATCCCCCGCCGTCTCACTGCCACACTCTCACACCACGGTATTCGGAGTTTGGTTGATTTCGGTAACCCGGTAAGGCCCCTAGACCATCCAGTAGCTCTACCCCCGTGGTGAAACATGTGACGCTGCACCTAAATGCATTTCGGGGAGAACCAGCTATCACGGAGTTTGATTGGCCTTTCACCCCTACCCACAGCTCATCCCCTCAGTTTTCAACCTAAGTGGGTTCGGCCCTCCACGTCGTCTTACCGACGCTTCAGCCTGGCCATGGGTAGATCACTCCGCTTCGGGTCTAGACCACGCGACTCAATCGCCCTATTCAGACTCGCTTTCGCTACGGCTACCCCACACGGGTTAACCTCGCCACGCAGCACTAACTCGCAGGCTCATTCTTCAAAAGGCACGCCATCACCTCAACATCACAAAGATGTGCTCGGGCTCTGACGGCTTGTAGGCACACGGTTTCAGGTACTCTTTCACTCCCCTCCCGGGGTACTTTTCATCTTTCCCTCACGGTACTAGTCCGCTATCGGTCTTCAGGAAGTATTTAGGCTTACCGGGTGGTCCCGGCAGATTCACAGCAAATTCCACGAGCTCGCTGCTACTCGGGAACACCACCAAGGTCTCAGAAACTGGTTTTCGCGTACGGGACTCTCACCCACTCCGGTCGCCCATCCCAAGGCGTTCCACTAACCAGCACATCAACCCGAAGAAATGTCAGTCTCTCCAAGGCGGGTCCCACAACACCACACACACAACGCCTGACAGCTTGACATGTGCATGGTTTAGCCTCTTCCGCTTTCGCTCGCCACTACTCACGGAATCACGGTTGTTTTCTCTTCCTACGGGTACTGAGATGTTTCACTTCCCCGCGTTCCCTCCACACACCCTATATATTCAGATGCGGGTAACACCACATAACTGGTGCTGGGTTTCCCCATTCGGAAATCCTCGGATCACAGCTCGGTTGACAGCTCCCCGAGGCATATCGCAGCCTCCCACGTCCTTCATCGGCTCCTGAAGCCAAGACATCCACCATGTGCCCTTAACAACTTGACCACAAAGATGCTCGCATCCACTCTACAGTTCTCAAACACCACACCAGAAACAAACAACCTGGGGGGTTAGCCCCTTGGCGTGTTGCCTCAGGACCCAACAGCGTGCCAATGAACACCGAAATCCCCTTGACCCTGCAGCACACGTTCCACGCTCCTTACGAAGCAGTACTAGCCCGTGCGGGCATCAAGCGAACCGGCATAAACCAGTAGTTCCACAATTCCTTGAGCAACCAGCACAACACCACGTTCGGGTGTTGAGTGCCGGCCACTCCACCAACCGTTGGTCCGGGTATCCCGGCGGGGTGGATGTGTTGCTCCTTAGAAAGGAGGTGATCCAGCCGCACCTTCCGGTACGGCTACCTTGTTACGACTTCGTCCCAATCGCCAGTCCCACCTTCGACCACTCCCTCTGCAAGCAGTTGGGCCATGGGCTTCGGGTGTTACCGACTTTCATGACGTGACGGGCGGTGTGTACAAGGCCCGGGAACGTATTCACCGCAGCGTTGCTGATCTGCGATTACTAGCGACTCCGACTTCACGCAGTCGAGTTGCAGACTGCGATCCGAACTGAGACCGGCTTTAAGGGATTCGCTCCACCTCGCGGTATCGCAGCCCTCTGTACCAGCCATTGTAGCATGTGTGAAGCCCTGGACATAAGGGGCATGATGACTTGACGTCATCCCCACCTTCCTCCGAGTTGACCCCGGCAGTCTCCCACGAGTCCCCGCCATAACGCGCTGGCAACGTAGGATAAGGGTTGCGCTCGTTGCGGGACTTAACCCAACATCTCACGACACGAGCTGACGACAGCCATGCACCACCTGTACACCAACCACAAGGGAAGCCCTATCTCTAGGGATGTCTGGCGCATGTCAAGCCCAGGTAAGGTTCTTCGCGTTGCATCGAATTAATCCACATGCTCCGCCGCTTGTGCGGGCCCCCGTCAATTCCTTTGAGTTTTAGCCTTGCGGCCGTACTCCCCAGGCGGGGCGCTTAATGCGTTAGCTACGGCACGGACAACGTGGATGTCGCCCACACCTAGCGCCCAACGTTTACAGCGTGGACTACCAGGGTATCTAATCCTGTTCGCTCCCCACGCTTTCGCTCCTCAGCGTCAGTATCGGCCCAGAGACCCGCCTTCG carries:
- a CDS encoding type 1 glutamine amidotransferase, with amino-acid sequence MTAPKLLVIQPDASDPIGPLGDWLTEAGAELDIRLLPDQTLPADLDGYAGVVCLGGGMGANDDEAHPWLADVRKLLSKAAGARIPTLAICLGSQLLAVALGGSVATGDQGPEVGPGLVSKKDAAWTDPLFAELPLMQDVLQFHNDAITRLPAGAELLASSPRYPYQAFRFDRCAYGVQFHIETTPHVVLDWARQAPEMAELTRPDVLTPENLARVHADITETWRPFAQRFVRLVSGDLAPAADRQRTLPMA
- a CDS encoding bifunctional [glutamine synthetase] adenylyltransferase/[glutamine synthetase]-adenylyl-L-tyrosine phosphorylase, with product MVERARPTASVARYGFTDPRADGQLRAAGWWTESGPDGSAADVLSALSRAADPDLALSGLDRIREVDPAAWNGLDQALRANRTFRGRMLGVLGTSSALADFMVSNTGCWKALEGHKSTEPDQYVSSLLGHLRPEGEVLTGLEAEQALRVGYRELLLGIAAADLGHLVEPGLRQPPYAEIGAQLTTLAEAALTVGLLVAESEVGASVEGLLAVIAMGKCGGRELNYVSDVDVIFVGDGDLSVSTRLASTMMRVVGKACFEVDAALRPEGKAGALVRTLDGHAAYYQKWAKTWEFQALLKARPVAGDAELGRKYAEMVAPKVWAAADRENFVPEVQKMRRRVEGHVPSAHAERELKLGRGGLRDVEFAVQLLQLVHGRIDAELRSPSTMDALAALGDGGYVGRKDAAELASSYEFLRTIEHRLQLRRLRRTHLFPAASDVSELRTIARASGVRPARGKSEGAVLLAEFRRHLQSIRRLHEKLFYRPLLQSVANVPTEALRLTTKQAESRLAALGYAAPDGALQHIKALTAGMSRRAAIQQALLPVLLDLLADTPDPDRGLLSYRKVSEALEATPWYLRVLRDEGAVVERLAFLLGTSRLVPDLLARAPEVLQLLGDPARLAGRTPAEVATSLRAAVRRQPGLNAAVAAARSLRRHEMLRIASADLLGLLDVPAVCAALSSVWVAVLQGALAAAFRQRQAELGQTPAKIAVIGMGRLGGAELGYGSDADVLFVCEPTEGVSDSEAAKFASSVAETVRKILGAPSPDPALVVDADLRPEGRSGPLVRTLESYRSYYGRWAEVWESQALLRARFIAGDEDLGARFIEMIDPIRYPQEGLDAVRVREIRRIKARVETERMPKGADPTRHTKLGRGGLADVEWTVQLMQLRHGHEVEGLRTTSTIEALKAAAEAGLAEPAEIESLTEAWLLATRVRNAGMLVRGKAVDEIPSSGRDLAAVARVLGYSADDDPGEFLDAYRRTTRRAHAVVETLFYQG
- a CDS encoding rhodanese-like domain-containing protein, producing MTTEPRALTFPALDSATAAAHLRAELALEVDPDDLVRDLTSGAQQGYVVVETRAPEAFASARIPGAINLPYRDMTAESVSGLDRELVYICYCESIHCNAATKGALKLAELGFKVKRLSGGITAWQAAGYPVERDALPSAYTPAPAPRCAC
- a CDS encoding inorganic phosphate transporter; the encoded protein is MLVVLVVVTALIFDFTNGFHDTANSMATSIATGALRPKVAVTISAVLNLVGAFLSVEVAKTISNGLVDDTKIGPAIVFGGLVGAIVWNLVTWFVGLPSSSSHALFGGLIGATWVSAGTDSVHFGKIVEKVLVPAALSPVLAGLVAMIVTYFVYRIFVRRGRTAGFRVGQIISASLVSLAHGTNDAQKTMGVITLTMITAGTLPAGAGPPLWVIVSAALALALGTYLGGWRITFTLGKGLTDIDGPQGFAAQTSSAAVILASTNFGFPLSTTHVCSGGIVGSGVGRNESPVRWRTAGRMVVAWLFTLPAAAIVGAGAGLVTSTGTVGTIAVGVAGLAIGIGIYLLSRRSPVNASSFTSPAPPVPEQEVGRIAA
- a CDS encoding Lrp/AsnC family transcriptional regulator, which gives rise to MNLDDLDWQLLELLQSDGRLTYSELGRRVSLSAPAVTERVRRLEEKGIITGYSASVDLTKLGLPIEAMVRARVRSLDTARFRETILALPQVLDADHVTGDECWFVRVACRNTAELEELVEQMQRYGETTTSLVFSSPVRGRAVGRESC